The following are encoded together in the Kineosporiaceae bacterium genome:
- a CDS encoding Type 1 glutamine amidotransferase-like domain-containing protein encodes MSGLVGGGPVALVGSGEYLPVMDDVEQALLAAGSSAVGTPAGTRPRFVQLATAAAPEGASSLARWHALGAAAAERAAAEQVVVPVVDRASADDARLAALLDGAALIYLSGGNPGFLTETLADTAVWRAIVAAWQAGAALAGCSAGAMALGARVPRIRDLHAPPIAGLGVVPGVEVIPHFDAFERRFPGLIAARAADPAPGVQLLGIDEDTALVTGLGSVIDVPAGTSESSGTPSWTVMGRRSVWLLDPSDATGALRQEFPVGATVLARQVLPPVMPAPW; translated from the coding sequence ATGAGCGGGTTGGTGGGAGGCGGGCCGGTGGCCCTGGTCGGGTCCGGGGAGTATCTGCCGGTGATGGACGACGTCGAGCAGGCGCTGCTCGCGGCCGGCAGTTCGGCAGTGGGCACCCCGGCCGGCACGCGTCCTCGCTTCGTGCAGTTGGCCACGGCGGCCGCCCCGGAGGGGGCGTCGTCCCTGGCCCGCTGGCACGCCCTGGGCGCGGCGGCCGCCGAGCGCGCGGCCGCCGAGCAGGTCGTCGTTCCCGTGGTCGATCGGGCGAGCGCGGACGACGCGCGCCTGGCCGCGCTGCTGGACGGCGCCGCGTTGATCTACCTTTCCGGCGGCAACCCCGGATTCCTCACCGAGACGCTGGCCGACACCGCGGTGTGGCGGGCGATCGTGGCGGCCTGGCAGGCCGGAGCGGCACTGGCCGGGTGCAGCGCCGGGGCGATGGCCCTCGGCGCGCGGGTGCCGCGGATCCGTGACCTGCACGCCCCACCCATCGCCGGCCTGGGGGTCGTGCCGGGAGTCGAGGTGATCCCCCACTTCGATGCCTTCGAGCGCCGCTTCCCGGGCCTGATCGCCGCCCGCGCCGCCGACCCGGCGCCCGGCGTCCAGTTGCTGGGGATCGACGAGGACACGGCCCTGGTGACCGGCCTCGGTTCGGTTATCGACGTCCCAGCTGGGACGTCCGAGTCGTCCGGGACGCCGTCGTGGACCGTGATGGGACGTCGCTCGGTCTGGTTGCTGGACCCCTCCGACGCCACCGGAGCCTTACGTCAGGAGTTCCCTGTCGGGGCCACCGTGCTCGCGCGGCAGGTCCTGCCGCCCGTCATGCCAGCGCCGTGGTGA
- a CDS encoding class I SAM-dependent methyltransferase translates to MATLFSPWRTAPTAADLRLADIVDLLTETPVAFRFSAYDGSRTGPEDAAIGLHVTSPRGVAYLATAPGSLGMARAYVAGDLDVLGVHPGNPYDLLVALGEGLHWRRPDPVTLARAARALGVARLVPPPPPPQEALPDWRRVLYGMLHSRTRDAEAIHHHYDVSNAFYEMVLGPSMTYTCACYPTADATLEQAQAAKYDLVARKLDLKPGMRLLDVGCGWGGMVRHAAREYGVSALGVTLSREQASWAQQAIERDGLGELAEVRYADYRDVAETGFDAVSSIGLTEHIGVANYPAYFRFLRQRLRPGGRLLNHCITRPDNDHVPRVKRGFIDRYIFPDGELTGAGKIITEAQNAGLEVRHEENLREHYAMTCAAWSANLVAHWDACVAEVGLATAKIWGMYIAGSRLGFERNQVELHQVLAIRLGDHGESGMPLRPTWLS, encoded by the coding sequence ATGGCAACGCTGTTCAGTCCGTGGCGGACGGCACCCACCGCCGCCGACCTACGCCTGGCCGACATCGTCGATCTCCTCACCGAGACCCCGGTCGCCTTCCGGTTCAGTGCCTATGACGGCAGTCGCACCGGACCCGAGGATGCGGCAATCGGTCTTCACGTCACTTCGCCGCGCGGCGTCGCGTATCTGGCGACCGCGCCCGGGTCGCTGGGTATGGCCCGGGCCTACGTAGCCGGCGACCTCGACGTGCTCGGTGTCCATCCCGGCAACCCTTATGACCTGTTGGTGGCCCTCGGTGAGGGACTGCACTGGCGTCGTCCCGACCCGGTCACCCTCGCCCGGGCGGCTCGGGCGCTCGGCGTGGCCCGCCTGGTGCCGCCCCCGCCGCCGCCGCAGGAGGCGCTGCCGGACTGGCGTCGCGTCCTGTACGGCATGCTGCACTCGCGCACCCGGGACGCCGAGGCGATCCACCACCACTACGACGTGTCCAATGCCTTCTACGAGATGGTGCTGGGCCCGTCGATGACCTACACCTGCGCCTGCTATCCCACCGCCGATGCCACCCTCGAGCAGGCCCAGGCGGCCAAGTACGACCTGGTCGCGCGCAAGCTCGACCTGAAGCCGGGCATGCGGCTGCTCGACGTCGGCTGCGGCTGGGGCGGCATGGTGCGTCACGCCGCGCGCGAGTACGGCGTCTCGGCGCTGGGGGTGACCCTGTCGCGCGAGCAGGCGAGCTGGGCGCAGCAGGCCATCGAGCGAGACGGCCTCGGCGAGCTGGCCGAGGTGCGCTACGCCGACTATCGCGACGTCGCGGAGACCGGCTTCGACGCGGTGAGTTCGATCGGGTTGACCGAGCACATCGGGGTGGCCAACTATCCGGCGTACTTCCGCTTCCTGCGGCAGCGGTTGCGTCCCGGTGGCCGGCTGCTGAACCACTGCATCACCCGGCCGGACAACGATCACGTCCCTCGGGTCAAGCGCGGATTCATCGACCGGTACATCTTTCCCGACGGGGAGCTCACCGGTGCCGGAAAGATCATCACCGAGGCGCAGAACGCCGGGCTGGAAGTGCGCCACGAAGAGAACCTGCGTGAGCACTACGCCATGACCTGCGCGGCATGGTCGGCCAACCTGGTCGCCCACTGGGATGCGTGTGTGGCCGAGGTCGGATTGGCCACCGCGAAGATCTGGGGCATGTACATCGCCGGATCGCGCCTGGGCTTCGAGCGCAATCAGGTCGAACTGCACCAGGTGCTGGCGATCCGCCTCGGCGACCACGGCGAGTCCGGCATGCCCCTCCGCCCCACCTGGCTCTCCTGA